Genomic DNA from Burkholderiales bacterium:
AGCCGCAAAGGCCCGGATGCCGCCCAAGCCAGCTATTACTACAGCCTGCCGCAATTGCAGGCCACGGGCTCGCTTGTGCGCGACGGCAAAACCGCCAGCGTGCGCGGCGCCGCCTGGCTCGATCACGAATGGTCGAGCACGCTGCTCGCCGAGAACGCCGTCGGCTGGGATTGGACCGCGATCAATCTGAACGATGGCGGCGCGCTGATGGCGTTTCGGATTCGCGACGCGAACGGCGCGAGCCTGTGGGCCGGCGGTTCGTATCGCAGTCCTCCTGTTGACGAGGGCCGGGGTGCGGAAACCCGCATTTTTCGCCGCGATGAAATCAGCTTCACCCCGCTGCGAGTTTGGCGCTCGCCGCGCACCGCTACCGAATACCCGATACGCATGCGCGTCCAGGCGGGCGATCTCGACTTGACCTTGGCGCCGCTGTTCGACGACCAGGAATTCGACGCGCGCGCCAGCACAGGAACGATCTATTGGGAAGGCGCCGTGCGCGCAATGCAGAACGGCCGACCGATCGGCCGCGGCTATCTCGAACTGACGGGTTACTGGCGGAAGCTGACAATGTAAACCGTTAAATGGCCCGCGATGCCAAGGTCCCGGTGGTCGCGCGGGTCATGCAGCCGCCGGCGGCGCGACGCCACACCAAGTCTGAGGTGAAGCAACTGGACGGCGGGCAAGCGTCCCTGTCCGATCACACCGCGATAACCCTACTCCGGAGCGGTGTAGCGCGCTTCTATCTTTTCCCTAATGCGGGCGCGGCTGGCTTTGGCGTCGAGCTTTTCATCCTGCTCGATTCGCGCAACCTCCTTCGACAGATCGCCGTCTTTCAATGCCTGCGCCAGCCAGCGCGAATAATCGCCGCGCTGGAGGTGATAAAGCCAGGTATCGTCGTCGAGACCATCGGCGATCTGCAAAAAGATTTGCAGATTTTGCGCGCGCAAATTGAGCTTCTGCTCGGGCCCGGTGAAATAAAAGCTGATTTCGGGTTCGAGCTCGCCTTCCATATATTTGCGGTGATGGCGGCGGCGCTCGGCTTTCGGCGGCGTGCTGCGAAACCAGATCGGCGCCTGGCTTTTGCCAGTGCGTTTCTTTCTGGCTTTTCCATCTGCCGTTGTTGCCGCTGTCGCCTTCGCCAATTTCCCCCCCGCGGCGCCCCGGCGCCACAACACGCCATCGCCGGGCTCGAGTTCGAACGACTGCATTTTCGGAAGCGAAACACCGACCGCCTTGGCAAAAGTCGCCAGCGTTTTCTCCGGCTTCTGGCCGATTGCGATGGCGACATCGACGAGCTTCAGGGCCATCGGCGAAACGTGATCGGGATGCACGGTCAGAAACATCAAACCGCCAACGTTATCGAGCAGTCCCGGCGTATTGCGCTCGGCCGGAAACAGATAATGCGCTTCGTCGATAAGCAACCAGTGCGGCCGGCCGACACGGTTGCGCATTTCCTGCAGGCGCGCGAACAAGCCTTCGAAAAACGCCGGGCGGTGTTCGAGTGCCACGCCAAGCATGTTCACGACAACGTCATTTTCGGGATTTTCGAGCACATCGAGCACAGCCTCCGGGCTCGGCGCGCGCCTAGCATCACCGAGCACCACG
This window encodes:
- a CDS encoding carotenoid 1,2-hydratase, giving the protein MGLLMGLLMGPRSRIALLCFLAAPFCLALAADPAPVVAGVPFRFPDDEGSHPEFRTEWWYVTGWLQTGDADAEPLGFQITFFRTRPQVAEDNPGAFAPRQLLFAHAAISDPKRGRLQHGERSARSGFGLAEAKQGHTEVWIDDWSLRQSGEVHTAQIAAQEFTLSLTFKPTQPPLVQGEQGVSRKGPDAAQASYYYSLPQLQATGSLVRDGKTASVRGAAWLDHEWSSTLLAENAVGWDWTAINLNDGGALMAFRIRDANGASLWAGGSYRSPPVDEGRGAETRIFRRDEISFTPLRVWRSPRTATEYPIRMRVQAGDLDLTLAPLFDDQEFDARASTGTIYWEGAVRAMQNGRPIGRGYLELTGYWRKLTM
- a CDS encoding DUF87 domain-containing protein encodes the protein FLSLCECSVAVANALDITKEYADFVTAAARGEGVSELAEKLVASDLREISLRRPDIEWGKGRDDEMVTAAPYGENILVAGTSGGGKSTLATGFLERLAEAGYQFCIIDPEGDYNELDDVVVLGDARRAPSPEAVLDVLENPENDVVVNMLGVALEHRPAFFEGLFARLQEMRNRVGRPHWLLIDEAHYLFPAERNTPGLLDNVGGLMFLTVHPDHVSPMALKLVDVAIAIGQKPEKTLATFAKAVGVSLPKMQSFELEPGDGVLWRRGAAGGKLAKATAATTADGKARKKRTGKSQAPIWFRSTPPKAERRRHHRKYMEGELEPEISFYFTGPEQKLNLRAQNLQIFLQIADGLDDDTWLYHLQRGDYSRWLAQALKDGDLSKEVARIEQDEKLDAKASRARIREKIEARYTAPE